One window of Sphingomonas sp. KC8 genomic DNA carries:
- a CDS encoding GlcG/HbpS family heme-binding protein, producing the protein MTRITLDQANSIIAASFAKGSELGLKPLSTVVLDAGGHLIAFQRQDGASTLRPQIACAKAGGALGLGISSRKIGDMAAERPTFIASLGPVAPHGVVPAAGGVIVVDESGAPIGAVGITGDTSDNDEACALAGIAAAGLKPQA; encoded by the coding sequence TTGACCCGGATCACGCTCGACCAGGCCAACAGCATCATCGCCGCCAGCTTTGCCAAGGGCAGCGAACTGGGCCTGAAACCGCTCAGCACCGTCGTGCTCGATGCCGGCGGCCACCTGATCGCCTTCCAGCGCCAGGACGGCGCATCGACCCTGCGGCCGCAGATCGCCTGCGCCAAGGCGGGCGGGGCGCTTGGCCTTGGTATTTCGTCGCGCAAGATCGGCGACATGGCGGCGGAGCGACCGACATTCATCGCGTCACTCGGACCGGTGGCCCCCCATGGCGTGGTGCCGGCGGCCGGCGGCGTCATCGTGGTCGATGAAAGCGGTGCGCCGATCGGGGCCGTCGGCATCACGGGTGATACGTCCGACAATGACGAAGCCTGCGCGCTGGCGGGGATCGCCGCCGCCGGCCTCAAACCGCAAGCGTGA
- the glcF gene encoding glycolate oxidase subunit GlcF, which translates to MQTNFPPALLADPAMAASEAVIRKCVHCGFCTATCPTYVLLGDELDSPRGRIYLMKDMLENEREPTAEVIKHIDRCLSCLSCMTTCPSGVNYMHLVDHARAYIEERYRRPWRERLIRALLAHVLPFPGRFRLALRLARLAKPATPLFDRWTSLKPLAAMLALTPAHALPRSAAKASPARTPRGRVALLRGCAEPVLRPEIGEAAVRVLNRAGFDVLFARGEACCGALVHHMGREAASLEAARRNIDAYMREIDDGGLDAIVITASGCGTTIKDYGFMLRNDPAYADKAARISALAKDISELLADSEPPAGNGRGLTVAYHAACSLQHGQKVTDAPRRLLESVGYTVRTPKEAHLCCGSAGTYNILQPDIAGQLGDRKAANLARLDADLIATGNIGCAVQIGQRAATPVVHTIELIDWATGGPCPRALTPFHERKSA; encoded by the coding sequence ATGCAGACGAATTTCCCACCCGCCCTGCTGGCCGATCCGGCGATGGCCGCATCCGAAGCGGTGATCCGCAAATGTGTCCATTGCGGCTTCTGCACCGCCACATGCCCCACTTATGTGCTGCTGGGCGATGAACTGGATTCCCCGCGCGGCCGCATCTACCTGATGAAGGACATGCTCGAAAATGAGCGGGAGCCGACGGCGGAGGTGATCAAGCATATCGACCGCTGCCTGTCCTGCCTGTCGTGCATGACGACCTGCCCGTCGGGCGTGAATTATATGCACCTTGTCGATCATGCGCGGGCCTATATCGAGGAGCGCTACCGCAGGCCGTGGCGCGAACGGCTGATCCGCGCGCTGCTGGCCCATGTGCTGCCCTTTCCCGGGCGGTTCCGGCTCGCCCTGCGGCTGGCGCGGCTGGCGAAGCCCGCGACACCGCTGTTCGACCGCTGGACATCGCTGAAACCACTGGCGGCCATGCTGGCGCTGACGCCGGCCCATGCCCTGCCGCGATCGGCCGCCAAAGCGTCGCCCGCCCGCACGCCCCGCGGCCGGGTGGCATTGCTGCGCGGATGCGCCGAACCCGTCTTGCGCCCCGAGATCGGCGAAGCCGCCGTGCGCGTTCTCAACCGCGCCGGTTTCGACGTCCTGTTCGCACGTGGCGAAGCCTGTTGCGGCGCACTCGTGCACCATATGGGCCGGGAAGCCGCCAGCCTGGAAGCCGCGCGCCGCAACATCGACGCCTATATGCGCGAGATCGACGATGGCGGGCTGGACGCCATCGTCATCACCGCTTCGGGGTGCGGCACGACCATCAAGGATTATGGCTTCATGCTGCGCAACGATCCGGCCTATGCCGACAAGGCAGCCCGCATTTCGGCCTTGGCGAAGGATATCAGCGAACTTCTGGCCGATAGCGAACCACCGGCCGGCAATGGCCGCGGGCTGACCGTCGCGTACCACGCAGCCTGCTCGCTGCAGCATGGCCAGAAGGTGACCGACGCGCCGCGCCGCTTGCTCGAAAGCGTCGGCTACACGGTGCGCACACCGAAGGAAGCGCATCTGTGCTGCGGATCCGCCGGCACCTACAATATCCTGCAACCGGATATTGCCGGCCAGCTTGGCGACCGCAAGGCAGCGAACCTTGCCCGGCTGGACGCCGACCTGATCGCCACCGGCAATATCGGCTGCGCGGTCCAGATCGGCCAGCGCGCGGCAACCCCCGTCGTCCATACCATTGAACTCATCGACTGGGCGACCGGCGGCCCGTGCCCCCGTGCGCTCACCCCATTTCACGAAAGGAAATCCGCTTGA